One Ammospiza caudacuta isolate bAmmCau1 chromosome 27, bAmmCau1.pri, whole genome shotgun sequence genomic window, CATCAGGCTGATGATGCAAgattttgtgtctgtgtgttaaATTACCTTAAAGTTCTTCCTGACCCTCTCCTTTGAATGTTCCTTTCTGAAAGATCTGTGTTTAGGCAACTGATTCTTCTCTTAGTGCTTCTATCTCCTTATGTGATGTTGAAGGACCACcggaaaaatttaaaaatcaggagGCTCATTTAGCactaaaaatggaaattaaactGTGCAAATTAACCCTCTTGCCCAAAAGTAAAGGTTTGTTTTCTGAATCTGAGCTACTTCCCAAAGTTATATTTGAAGTTAATGAAGAAGAAACTTCTCAGTGGAGTTTCATGGTCTCCTATCACAGCTATCTAAAATGACTGAAGTTCCCATCCTCATTCCTGTGAAGAAAGCTGACATAACTATTTATTTGGTGCCTCAAGTTCTTGAATCCTAGTTTCATGTTAAGTTGAATCAGGGTGAGAATGCAATTTTGTTCTTTGATGCATACCAAAAAAATACATTCAGAGAagacaattatttttattgccttttccATTCCTCGGGAATGATGTGTGATGTGTTCAGTTAGAAAAACCTTTTACATTTGCATAGATTCAGAGATTTTAGCTGAACATGCAGATTGACTCCAATAACCAATAACTGGAGAACCCCAATAACCCTTTCTGTCAAAGTAAAAATCTTATTAGGTTTTCATAGGATTCCGACACATTCAGCTGGAAGATCATCTCCCAAGAATTCATTAGTGATCAGAGGCAGAAACTCTGGAGAGAGCAGTCCTGCTACACAAGACCTTCAGCAAAGAGTCCTTCacctcctggttcctcaggcaGTAAATGCATGGGTTTAGCATCGGGGTGACAATGGTGTAAATGATGGAAACCAGCTTGTTGTGATCCCTGGATTCTGCACGCCTGGGCCGAGCATACATGAACAGGGTGGCTGAGAAGAAAATGAtgaccacagccaggtgagaaGCACATGTGGAGAAGGCTTTCTTCCTGTTCTGAGCCTTGGGGATGAGCCAAACAGTCCTGATTATGCAGGTGTAAGAAACAATGATGACAGAGAGGGGCATCAACAAAGTGAACAAGGCCGAGATGAAATCCACCATCTCAGCAAGGCGCCGCTGGGAGCACGAGAGGTTGAGCAGCGGGCTGATGTCACAGAAGAAGTGGTTGATGACCCCGGGCCCACAGAAGGAGAGCTGGGAAATGAAGGAGACCTTGAGCACAGCTATGAGGAAGCCGAGCAGCCAGGAGGCCGTggccagctgcaggcaggccctGCGGCCCATGGCGAGGGCGTAGTGCAGCGGGGCGCAGATGGCCACGTAGCGGTCGTAGGCCATGGCAGCCAGCAGGACACACTCAGTGCACACCAGGGC contains:
- the LOC131568733 gene encoding olfactory receptor 6B1-like; this encodes MAQENDTHIHEFILLGFPTSRELQAVLFVIFLAVYLLTVTENMVIITLIITHPQLHKPMYFFLGHLAFLEACYISVTVPKLLLTLVVRNKSVSLTSCMAQLYFFIALVCTECVLLAAMAYDRYVAICAPLHYALAMGRRACLQLATASWLLGFLIAVLKVSFISQLSFCGPGVINHFFCDISPLLNLSCSQRRLAEMVDFISALFTLLMPLSVIIVSYTCIIRTVWLIPKAQNRKKAFSTCASHLAVVIIFFSATLFMYARPRRAESRDHNKLVSIIYTIVTPMLNPCIYCLRNQEVKDSLLKVLCSRTALSRVSASDH